TGATATGCCGCGCGGATGTACATAATAGGGCTAGTGTTGCAAGAATTACCTGGTTTGTAAATCCAATACCCACACCAAGCAAAGCACGACCTATTAAGAGCATGGCCAAATTTTGAGCAGCGGCGCCCAAAACTGTTCCAATGACAAAAGAGGCACCACCGATAAGAATTGAGCATTTACGACCATAAACCCGAGTGACCCATGAGGCAACCCAGCAAGCCACAAGACCAGCAATGTATAGAGATGATGTGAACAAAGTCAACCGCTGGTCATCAAATTTACAGTAGTTGCTAATGTTTTTATCTTCTTTCATCCTTCTGAATACATCTGGGAAGAACTTCGTTAGGAATGGCGCCATTGACGTTACTCCACCTGAATTCCGTATAATTAGTCCCGGTGGAATGAGTTTGTAATATGttcaacaaaaataaataaaacataaaaCACTTGAATAGATCTCTGCCTGACTTCAATGGAATAAACAACTCATAGTTGTTGaggtttttaaaaaaagaaaacatatatTGCACAAGCTCAATTAATGGAATTAAAAACAAAAGTCTCAATGGAATTAAAAACAAAAGTTTATATGACAAACCTGAAACTCCGATATCATACCCAAAGAGAACTCCACCAAAGCCAGCTATGATACACGAAAGAGCTACAAATTTTGTTAGCCTCCCATTGTATTGTTTGTTTTCTTCACCAGTTTCTACAAACCCCCCAGCCATGGTTGTTCTTTCTGAGGATCTTAGCTAGAGACTGTCGTGATTGTAAATTTTAGAGAAAGAGAGACAAGGTGAAGATTTAAGAAGGAAGAAGCAAGTGAATATATACATGTACAATTGGTACTATATTAAGAAATCAACATATAAAAGTAATTAGTTGAAAATCGAAAGCGACTTCAGTATGGAAATTTTTGCAAATTTTTGGAGTGTAATGAAATATCGATTTTTTTGGAATGGAGGGAATCTTTCCTTATGTTATGGACTTTCTTGGTATAAAGGGTTCTAGAAGATTACCTGTGGTGACCGGAGGACGGTTGATTTGGTTTTAGAAGTACGTATGTCACTGAAAACTCAAACTTACGCAAGGACACAATCCATTTAAGGTTGCAGTCTTGCAGAGTACGGTGACAAAGTTATAGGAAGTCAAGATTTTTGATATTTGACTAGTCAACTAGTGGGTTTATGGACAGGAACCCATCAAACTTTAGCATGTAGTGTACTTACTGTGTACTCCTTCCTACCAgttgttttttttgtaaaaacATGATTTTAATCTAAACTGTGAACGTCATAACAATTTTGTTCTCATTTAATTTGTTCAAACTACGTCGAAACCGAAATTTAATGATTTGAACAAGCACAATTTACATGAATCAAACTCTAaaactaatcaaaaaaaaaaaaatctaaaattttcttACATATGTTGTGTATATATAAAACCCCACTTCACAAATTCTACTAAATCAATACTAATTATCTTACGGAGTTCGTTGTTCTTCCCCACCTTCAATTTTAACATCTCCCACAAATCTCTTCCAAAACCAATGTTCTCTCCAAACCCTCACCATTTGTTCAATCGGTATACCTTTAGTTTCCGGCAAGAAGAAGTACACAAACACTGTCATGACAAATACCCAACCaccgaagaagaagaatatcccAGCTTTCAGATGACAGAGCATTGTCAAAAATGTTTGTGCAATAATGAAAGTGAATATCATGCCAGTGGAAACAACAATTGTTTGCCCAGCTGATCGTATCTCTAATGGAAATATTTCACTAGGGACTAACCAACCTAAAGGACCCCATGACCATGAGTACCCGCAGACGTAAACGCAGATGAAAACCAGTACCAAATACGCGTATGATTTGGTCATTAACGCAGTATGATCACCGAGTTTGTTTGCCATAACGCTTCCGATAATTATCTGAGACATGAACATCTGAATGCCTCCTACTATGAATAGTGCCCTTCTTCCAAATTTATCCACTATAAACATGGATACGATTGTGAACGTTGTTGCAATTACACCAATTAGTACTGATGATAGAAGCGCTGCACTTGTTCCAAACCCAATTGTTATGAATAATAGTGGCGCGTAAAATGCAATCACATTAATCCCGGTCACCTGTTGAAAGAATGGGATTGCAATCGCCATAACAAGCTGAGGTCGATATCTCttttcgaaaattatgaattgactCTGGTTTTCTGTTTTGGAGACAGAACTAGCTTCGATAAGATCATCAAGTTCGGCTTGAACATCAACTGTTCCTCTAACTTTTTGCAACACTATCTTTGCCTTCTTAAAATCACTCCCGCGTTGAATCAAACTGTTCGGTGTTTCGGGGAGGAAAATGGATCCAATTGTGAAGATTAAAGCTGGAAATGCAGCCATGGCAAGTGAAAGTCGCCAACCATAATTACCTTTAATCTTTTCAGTTCCATAGTTAATAAGGTTAGCAGATAAAACTCCCAGGTTGGTACTTAATTGGAAACCGTTGTTGATTGCTCCTCGGTATTTAGCCGGTGCCATTTCCGAGAGATATAAAGGGACCGACTGAAGAAAATTGCAAGAAAATAACTAAGTATCTGTAAATTCACGATAAGTATACACGTCTGATGTATAATTGGACTAGTGCTGCAAGAATTACCTGGTTTGCAAATCCAACACCAATACCCAGCAAAATACGACCAATAATAAGCATTTCAATGTTGACAGCAGCACCACCAAAAACTGATCCGATGACAAAAGCGGCTCCGCCGACAATAATGGAGGGCTTACGGCCATAAACCCTAGTGACATATGATGCAAAGAAACAAGATATGAGACTAGCAAGGTATAGGGAGGATGTGAATGCTGTCAAGAGCTGACTGTCAAATTTGCAGTAGTTGCTGATGTTTTTATCTTCTCTCATTCTTCTATACACCTTTGGGAAGAACTTCATTAGAAACTGTGGCATCGATGTTACTCCGCCTGAAATTCCATTACGAAATCGTAAAATTAGATGTCTAAAAATTGAATTTACCATTGTTAATGTCAAAATAATTACTGAATTATGCAAATTAGTTAATTTTGCACTCATTATTTGTAATCCAAACATGATTCGACGCGTTTTACACAGAATTTTTCAAATAAACTCTGTGAAATTGtgaaatattttttcttgaagacaaaacataaaaataaaaatataggacgGAGAGAGACAGAGAGTACTCTCTTCTGAGGACTCTACTTAAAAACTTATGGAAAACACCATCAAGCATCATTCAAAACTAGTTAAGATACAATTTATCGTATAACAATCACAGGTTATCAAGAAACAAACTTGAGAATCACTTGTAACCTCTttccagtaaaaaaaaaaatctagaaatcaaAATATTGTCATGAGAAATTACCTGAAATTCCGATATCATAACCAAAGAGAACTCCACCAAGACCAGCCACCATGCATGAAAGGATTACAAATAAAGTTACTCTCCCATTATATTGTTTGCTTACTTCACCACTAGCTACAAACCCCCCTGCCATGATTGAATTCCTTCAGAGTTCAGAGAGCTAGGGAGAGTTTGAAACTGAGAGAGAGAGAGGTTCAATGTGGTGATTTAACAAGGAGGAAGAAGTATGTGAATATGTATATGCCTGTTAGTTTGAAATTATAATGTGAAATgagaaactaaaataataattatgtgaCAAACGAATCAAAGTGTGAAGCAACCATCATATAAATATTGGAGGACATTATTTTAGCAATATTTGGATTGTAATGAGATATTCTCTCCTTCAATTAATTCACCTAATTTAAGGAggggtattttcataaaatcaaccaCATGCATTTTCATAACCCTTTCTATTATTTGCATGGTTTGTTGAATTATTGTATTGTTAATGGGTTAAATTATGGTAAAATTTTATCCAACCATTTAATACAAGGGACATGTCTACTTAATCCACTGGAACTGAACCCCATGCCAACTTGATGTTGAACCTTTTTTTTGTCATCCAGTTCACTAAAAAATGACTTCACCAACTAACCGGAGGGTGTTGTTATTTGACTAAGTTTCTAAGTTTGAAACATTCaagattttgtttatttttgttttatcatttttgAAACGTTTGATTCCGATATGATTAATCTAATTCATCTGGTTTAAGCCATCAATGGGATATAACTGTTATTAAATTGCAATACGTATCCATTAACACGCTAAAATTTGCAAACATATCACTTAATGATACCCTTGAAACTACTCTCTGATAAGAATATTTATATATGAAGCTCATTGCTTTTTTATGAGACCCACTTTTTTAAGgcagtttattattagtatcTAATACGATTCATACAGTTTTAGGGTATTATAGGTGGTTGTCTATGACTCTATCGTTGGAGGTTTTTAAacatctttaagaaaaaaaattctacctaactCGGTAATATATACAGTAGTACGTGTTACAGTTGTTCGGTGTGGAATGTAAATAGTGTTCGTGCTTATTAGTCTTATACATAAACATGCAAGTGTTTGTGAATATTACCTGCAAGTCTAATTAGTTGATGTCACCCATTATTAATGTCTGATTAGAGAGCCAACCTTGAAATAGATTATAAAAAGAAACTGATAGTTGACTTGGGCTATACCCATCTCTATCAAAAATGACATATAGCATGGGGAGTAGTCTAACAAATTGGACCCAAACGGATAACACTATGCATTGGAATGCGTCAGAGCCAGAGTTTATCGAATCAGATCAGGATAGGAATCCACAATAAGACAAGTGCAACCCAAGCTAGCAGCAGACACTTACATGTGCAGTATAGTTCACCTAAAATTAGACTAGTTGAGTTTGCGAAAGAGTCAGACATATAGGTTGCTACAAAAACATatttacaataagaaaaatacaAAACTTATCTTTGAGGGAGTGTATATATATTTGTCAACATGTCATGCCCAAAAAGTCGATCAGTTCTGCTAGGCTCCTTAATGTTAGGCTCCTTAATATAAGGGTTATATTTGTTTTTACACAAGTTGGCAACTGGTTTTGCTATTCTTAAATTTTGTTTCCTAGGTGGCTAGCttctaaaaaaattgtttctaGAAATCAAAAGGCTATTCCAGAAAATCTATCGAAACACCCGCTAAATGTATGAGTAAGAGTAATTACACATTCATGAActaattttacttttatttttcatgtCAGGCTTTCTTCCCTGTATAAACTACTTTCCCATTCAGTATGTTGTGAAATAATGAGAGATCGAATGAAATCGAACATACGAGTGAAATTAAAGTTCAATATAAGGAAGGTGACATGGTGGAGTAAACTGTAAGCTATGTTTCACTTAAAATTAGGTATGTACAAAATAACAATGATATACGAACAATTAAACAACAACACTTTGGTATCGTCCATTTGATGTGGCATAAGGGACTTACAGAAAAGTAGTATAAAACTTTCTTAGGAAAATACCAGTTTGACCGGCGCCTATACCTCTCCGCCGGTACTGTACTGTGTCGGAAGGAAAGTCAAACTCATAAGTCACAAGCAACATGTCAAGGTCAGAGACAAACACTCTTTTTTTTCCATGAATGCTAGGTGTGGTTGTTGGCCACACTGGTCCAGACTGGCCAATTGCCCCATGCTCGTACCCACACTTTTAACCCCAATACAGCCTGTGGAGATGGAGGTGATATTTTCTTGCACACCATGCAAAGACAGTTGACTAAACCCAATGGAGCCACAATAATCTCATATCGTAATCATTTCTCCACTGGGTTGCCAACTGAACAAAGCTAAAacaagaacgattttttagggattaTGGTTTTTTcgagggaccatgattttattaggccatcttccctatatttataaggggtgtcctaaagcattgaaatgactaacctatccttaacttaatttaatttaaaaccaacccaataaccacctatatatataaccaccacctccttccaccaccacctcccaccatcgccgattacaaccaccaccacctccgattatcaccaccaccaaccaccgattaccaccaccaccaccgcccaccaccgcgattaccaccaccgccgattatcaccgccaccaaccaccgattaccaccaccgcctccgattaccaccaccaccaaccaccaccacctctctctatatatatatatagcttaatttaaaacattaacaaagatattctcacaaacccattacttgtcattcgtttttggttgaataaatgagaagtaatcattaaaatgagttgaaaatggaagttgcagagaggtttaatggagggttttttttcagagaaaagttcggttatcacgaattaattttttcttaaccgaactcagagttcggttgattcgcaaaaaaatacttttaaccgaactccttgtattagaacaacacaagtccataagttcggttccttcgcaaaataaggatatcaccgaactttagttgacgaaaataatgagaagtccacaagttcggttcgttcgcaaaaatgttaagttttctttgtaactgaactctacctttgaaacttcgtaaccgaactctaccttattcgccaagaaataaatttcgtagtaaccgaacgtttgcctaattgcatatatgcatatataagcccagttcggttgattcgcaaaatatgttgaagtttgcgaaccaaccgaacttctaacactaggttacttttaacctgcagttcgattgggaacttggttgcgttgaagtttgcgaactaaacgaacacacaagatgtacccaaataaattgttaagttcaaatttcggttacctaccattttatcctaggtaaccgaacattacactgtacgaccaaaacctccattaacgagcgagttcggtaacctgcgtgtttggaaaacgtaaccgaactacactttcaggtgtgttcggttacatgttcttgacatatggtaaccgaactggcccaaatctacataaaaaatttcattttttttgaaagtttggagcaattcaaccaacattatctaagtttgaagcatacctgggtacccaaatacccttcctccagttgtggttggtaaaatccataatttttcatgttttccttcttcatcttctctaactttactctctcaataattctacttctttaaaacaaaaaaccatctgattttttaatctcactaattatctttaacttaatcatctcactaatcattacactaactattattaacactaactaatcatcacccaaaattaatcaggagggtaatttaagtattaatataaatatctagataaggggtgacctagatttacttctaatgtctttaccaaaaataaaaccatggtacccaaaaaatcattctaaaACAAATCTAGAACAAAGAGTCTATTTTTAGAAAGCCTTACCAATCTGCAATTGGTATCTGTAGGATTCGATGTGCCTAACCTGATTTATGAAAGTGTATCCAAGTACTCTCTGAAAAGTCATTCTGAATTGTGTTCCCAAACTACATtccgatttatttattttttacttttagcTATGGAAAACCCGACTTCTAAGTGGCATTCAAACGGGCTATAAATGTACGAGAAGCCACACATTCATgaactaattttaattttatttttgatttttgttaaagggagagcaaaaagagATTTGAGGAGGGCAAAAATCGTAGTTAACTCAGTGATTTATAACGATTTGATATACCTGTATGAATCGGACAAAATTAGCCGAAATGACCATAAGTTAATCACACATTTTATGTCAAAGTAAAATACACTTGCGAGCATCTTCGAACCCTAACCCCAGCCATTAGCAAAATGCACGAAATCTTGTCAAAAATGCATCATGCATCACTTAGTAATGAATCTTATTAGTCGTATATATAGATCCTGAATTTTGAATGACGTTAGATAAATGGAGGAGGATTAACCAATCTCTCTTCCATATAGATCCTAAAGGATGGTTTTGTCTCCATTATCATAAGAAAGGTCCTGATTTAACAAAATTACATTCTCAATCGATCTCTGCAATTAGCTGTGATAATCTTCTGCCTATTGTTTCCAAGGGTTTCTTTGACACTCGTCAATATGTAGGGACAAACAAGAATCAACATCGAATATTCTGATTGATTACATAAATCATCTTTAATCTGTGATTTTTCAACTCATGTTGAATTACGAGACAATAGCAAGAACCAAACCGGTCACCATTAATGGAAGTCTAAAAACTTGGGGTAACGGTTACACCGTTACGGTTAGGATATAAGTGAAAAAGATGGTATGGCCAATGAGGGATAATGTTGTCCGATTCTTTCAAATATACCAATTCGGTCATGATTAACGAGTCAACTACGATCTTTGTGCTCCTCGAATTcgtttttgctctccctttaacaaaaattttatttttcatgacaTAATTTGTTCGGtatatataaactatttttccAATTCAATGTATTTTGAAGTAATAATAGAGTTAATGAAATCAAACAAATGAGTGAAGTTACAATCAGTTATCATGTGAATGAGATGTTTGAGTAAACTGTAAATTATGTTTTACATTGAAAGAAATTCAGAAATTCCATGAACATATCGTTCCCGGTTGGACTCGAATTCTTTGTATGGTAGGTCGTACATATCTACAAGGTGGAATAACGAAGTTATGTAATCGAGACACTTATAAATCGACCCAAAACATATTTCTTTCAAGGGATGACTGCATGCATAGTGTATATTAAACAACATAGATACAGAAAAGTAGTACGGAAAATAAATTTGATGCGGATAACGAGTCCTTAACAAATTTACTTGTTCTCCCTTGCCTTAAAAATATCAAGTTTTAGGTGAATACCAAAagaatcaagaaaaagaaaattacaaaatatTGTGGATAGCTAACAATACTTCTTCTTTTTGTATTCAAAGAAATTTATTGGCAGGAAAAATAATTTGAAATTTTTTACGAGAAGTATACCATAAGATGGCTATAAAACTAATCAAAAGAGTGACATTTTTCACGAAAAGTACACAGTAATATGCCTATATAAATATCATAAAAATTGAGTGTGAATTCATCCACtccttaacgagtgtatatttcacatttcaatcTCTATCTTTGATTTAGTTTAGGAAGTTATGTAATAAGggtcgtgattctaaacatggagggtaatgtgaccatcagttaaataatcaaataatcaaccaatcagaagaatATGTGAAACATACACTCGTTAGTTataaaaaattgagaaattagctGGCCTGGTATCGGAGATAGCCACGCTCAGGCTAGACGTCAACGTCAAAGGTAGACACTCTCGTTTTTGTccgggaaaaatacggtttagtccaaaaatcaaTCCAAAGGTACATTTTAGTCCAGTCCAAGTCAACTAGGTACAGATTAGTCCAAAAATATGGAAAGTACACCAGTAACCCTCATTAATTattatttagtccaaatatttgcaatttaaTCCACactgactcatgatgatgtcagcaattttgaATAATATAAACAataattaaaaacaatttatcttttgaaccgctcgtccaaaatcgacaaactttatatatttggaaagcattTTCCGAGagatacaaaaagagtacccatatgactatataattttcgattttaaaattttttaatttacattagtgtgtacaattatgtacaccgctgcaaagatccAAAAAATCCAGAATCCATGATAGCCAAACTGCACCCTAATCCAAAAAATCCAGAATCCAAGCTCCAATTGGATAACATCCAGATTTGCATAGGTAAGTTTAGCAGATAACCTGCATCGAGGACAAACCAATGAAGATAAGAAATCGCAGCTTGAAAAGAAAGTGATTATCATTTCGCCAACATTCGCATAAGAAAACAAAGCAAGaaaatgattaaaataaaaagtTTCTTAGTTTATGGTCAGAGACACAATCCATGTGGGCATTACTACACAAACTTAATATCACTTCGAAATATCCCAGTACAGTGATTCATTGCACTTTACCAAAAAGGAGATTACTAACATGCACAACAGATCAATCATACTCACACCGgacctactttttcatgagaagtatATTGGTGCATCAATATATTTATCGCTGTGAAACATTTCTAAAACCGATCCTTCATAGCCATaaacaaacctactttttcattgAAAATACACTGGTGCACTAATGTGTACACCgcttcaaaacatgcataaagctAATCATTCACAACCgcacacaaacctattttttcatgggaGTTACTtcccacaggtgcaccaatatgtacaccgttGTAAAACAAGGAAAACGTACTTTTTTATAAGAtttacacaggtgcaccaatatgtactcCCCTGTAAAACATGCACAACACCAATCATTCATATTAACAATCAAAAAGTGTAACACTATATACACATTAGCTATCtacatgtgtataattatgtacacattaagaatcaatatgTTATTTCATTAAACGAAGGTTGTACTTATCAAATTCAACTAAGAAAGCCTAAAGCACACAGTCATGTTATCAGTTTGGACCAATATTAaggtaggaatcataaagggaacCAAAGTATACAACTAGAACAAATACCTTGCACCGTGTTGCATCATCTTGGGCTGCAAGCATAGCAACATAAGTTGGGAACTCATCTTTATCATCTTTGACCTTCACTAGGGATGTAAATTCTGCCCGGCAGCCCTAAGCCCAGTACCGTCCGCCCTTACCCATAACAGCCCATGGGTACCCATTGCCCGTCATAGGCTAGCCCGGCCTAGCCCTTTTAAATAATAGGACGGGAACAAGCCATGAGTAAAAAAGTCTTGCCCGGCCCGGTACCCGTCCTGTCAGCCCATTAACATTACTCGTCCTGTTTGCCTACCCATTTATCCGTCCTAATTATCCCTTTCCGATTTCATTCTATATCTAGATATATACTCGGAATACTAGTCTATCGATTATATCCCGAGTATCTTTCTGCATATATTCATTTTGCTACCTATAGTGAGAAAAGTTAGGATTTCCTATTGAAAGATGATCCAATCTTGGAGTAATTATAGGAGATTTTGTTATATAGTAGTTGAATTAGGTCACAATCAAAGTTAtctttctcttgtattcattttCTATATAAGAGTTTGGAAGAACCGCAAACGAGAGATTGATTTCGAAGTACTGCTACGAGGCTAAGCCTAAGGTAAGTGTTTCAGTAATTTCATTTTCacttgttttatgtttttatttcaattgatttttccATTGTTACTAGTGATTGATCTTGTAATGTTGT
This is a stretch of genomic DNA from Papaver somniferum cultivar HN1 chromosome 1, ASM357369v1, whole genome shotgun sequence. It encodes these proteins:
- the LOC113320602 gene encoding hexose carrier protein HEX6-like — encoded protein: MAGGFVASGEVSKQYNGRVTLFVILSCMVAGLGGVLFGYDIGISGGVTSMPQFLMKFFPKVYRRMREDKNISNYCKFDSQLLTAFTSSLYLASLISCFFASYVTRVYGRKPSIIVGGAAFVIGSVFGGAAVNIEMLIIGRILLGIGVGFANQSVPLYLSEMAPAKYRGAINNGFQLSTNLGVLSANLINYGTEKIKGNYGWRLSLAMAAFPALIFTIGSIFLPETPNSLIQRGSDFKKAKIVLQKVRGTVDVQAELDDLIEASSVSKTENQSQFIIFEKRYRPQLVMAIAIPFFQQVTGINVIAFYAPLLFITIGFGTSAALLSSVLIGVIATTFTIVSMFIVDKFGRRALFIVGGIQMFMSQIIIGSVMANKLGDHTALMTKSYAYLVLVFICVYVCGYSWSWGPLGWLVPSEIFPLEIRSAGQTIVVSTGMIFTFIIAQTFLTMLCHLKAGIFFFFGGWVFVMTVFVYFFLPETKGIPIEQMVRVWREHWFWKRFVGDVKIEGGEEQRTP